Proteins encoded within one genomic window of Aquarana catesbeiana isolate 2022-GZ linkage group LG03, ASM4218655v1, whole genome shotgun sequence:
- the NYAP1 gene encoding neuronal tyrosine-phosphorylated phosphoinositide-3-kinase adapter 1, whose protein sequence is MTPSSPDTVTHLGKEKAGEMNLLYRKSRVEWRQKEEEPKKSSGKVRDMASFRRHFRMGFMTMPASQERAPLPCASAMAPRSLSCHSVGSAPEESGNEGGPPGRRAPAKPKRNPSTKLSFGGDGRTAEERRLRKEGSLKSASDSRRLPPQKPQRSPHTHLSASFDEAYANRPASSSAILNPNTRASSPSPEEPVYIEMVGNVSRRPPPPPTPAPTEEESDGEEEAIYEEMKYPVHEEHPSIPRHPQRRRPPPPRTPEVDIPPPFPNLLQHRPPLLGEPSGKGQKVTKPSQPVSSKLPVPHKEVPSIASSSVHLPPSGRARSHSTPLPPQNSVQRRPDSEIPRGSAFLQEKGGSMLPIPHGHARDKALSYTMVYSSVKVTHSLLPASQLEEKTEREISVLSGLICPASRAGAGTPIPSRPPSAHLHQVQGEQASPPVWTYPASKRPPAYENSLKGSRTPIVQASEPRGSGTGQMEDNRAGSVWELQRRMSCGRRSQLGEPITDGSRIWNGNAGRSEKGAHTPIVSGIPVRSQQSLDSAMARGVTRTGLPVPCQTFPACHRSTDFGGSYRLGRSASTSGVRQTSVQRQNQAVLSPTPNVVPGGRERDGKLQEVIERKRFLCHEIKSRQPRSERGLCKQESLPILPSWRRGSEGRKGGTPPCHRQQAVLWDTAI, encoded by the exons CTCTGGTAAGGTTCGGGACATGGCTTCCTTCCGCCGCCACTTTCGAATGGGCTTCATGACGATGCCAGCCTCTCAGGAGCGGGCCCCTCTCCCTTGTGCTAGTGCCATGGCCCCTCGATCCCTTTCCTGTCACTCGGTGGGCAGCGCACCAGAGGAGAGCGGAAATGAAGGGGGTCCACCTGGGAGGAGGGCCCCGGCTAAACCCAAGAGGAACCCCAGCACAAAACTCAGCTTTGGTGGAGATGGGAGGACAGCAGAGGAACGTAGGCTCAGAAAAGAAG gGTCCCTAAAAAGTGCCTCTGACTCTCGCCGGTTGCCACCGCAGAAGCCACAGCGCAGCCCACACACGCATCTCTCCGCTTCATTTGATGAGGCCTATGCCAATCGTCCAGCCTCTTCATCTGCCATTCTAAATCCCAACACTCGCGCCTCGTCACCTTCTCCCGAAGAACCTGTCTACATTGAGATGGTCGGCAATGTCTCCCGGAGAcctccaccccctcccaccccagcTCCAACAGAAGAAGAGTCAGATGGTGAAGAAGAGGCTATATATGAAGAAATGAAATACCCAGTCCATGAAGAGCACCCATCCATCCCTCGTCATCCTCAGCGTCGCCGACCACCGCCACCTCGAACTCCTGAGGTTGACATTCCTCCGCCATTTCCAAATCTTCTGCAGCACAGACCTCCTCTTCTGGGTGAGCCTTCTGGCAAAGGCCAAAAAGTCACAAAGCCGTCACAGCCTGTGTCATCCAAGCTGCCAGTGCCCCACAAAGAGGTGCCTTCCATAGCATCATCATCTGTTCACCTGCCACCATCCGGTCGTGCCCGTAGCCACTCAACCCCACTACCACCTCAAAACTCTGTCCAACGCAGGCCAGACTCTGAAATCCCACGTGGGTCAGCtttcttacaagaaaaagggggatCCATGTTGCCTATTCCTCATGGACATGCTCGGGACAAAGCTCTTTCCTACACCATGGTATATTCTTCCGTCAAGGTGACACATTCACTCCTACCAGCCTCACAATTAGAGGAAAAGACTGAGAGGGAAATTTCAGTCTTGTCCGGACTCATCTGCCCAGCATCCCGTGCAGGAGCAGGGACGCCAATCCCCAGTCGACCTCCCTCAGCACACCTCCACCAGGTACAAGGGGAGCAGGCTTCTCCTCCTGTCTGGACGTACCCTGCAAGCAAGAGACCACCAGCATATGAGAACAGCTTAAAGGGCTCAAGAACACCCATCGTTCAGGCCTCAGAACCTCGTGGAAGTGGAACAGGACAGATGGAAGATAACCGAGCAGGTTCAGTGTGGGAGTTACAAAGAAGGATGTCATGTGGCCGTAGAAGTCAACTTGGAGAAC CAATTACAGATGGCTCCCGCATCTGGAATGGGAACGCTGGGAGGTCGGAGAAGGGGGCCCATACACCTATAGTGTCCGGAATTCCTGTTCGGAGTCAGCAGAGCCTGGACAGTGCGATGGCCCGAGGGGTGACCAGGACGGGGCTTCCTGTGCCATGTCAGACCTTCCCAGCATGTCATCGGAGTACAG ATTTTGGAGGTAGTTATCGCCTTGGCAGATCCGCCTCCACATCTGGAGTTCGTCAGACCTCCGTTCAGAGGCAGAATCAG GCCGTCCTGTCCCCTACCCCCAATGTGGTCCCTGGGGGCCGTGAACGTGATGGGAAGCTGCAAGAGGTCATCGAGAGGAAAAGGTTCCTGTGTCACGAGATCAAATCTCGCCAGCCGCGGTCTGAGCGGGGCCTCTGCAAGCAGGAAAGCCTGCCCATCCTGCCAAGCTGGCGTCGGGGATCGGAGGGCCGCAAAGGCGGGACCCCGCCGTGCCATCGGCAACAGGCTGTGCTGTGGGACACTGCTATCTGA